The window TCTTCGGTCTGCGCGTCCAGCCAGGCTTCTGCCTGCGCGCGGTCGGACTGGAGGCCGGAGGGAAACAGCGACGACAGCGGCCGGCGTTCGAGCGGCGTGCCGAACAGGCGTTCGGCCGCGCGGTTGTGCCAGATGACGTTGCCGCCGCGGTCGCCGATCAGCACCGCCTCGCGGGCCTGTTCGCCGACCTGCGCCACGATCACCGCCTGGCGTTCGGCGTAGTGCCGTTCCAGCAGGTTGGAGGCGATGCGTCCGAGCCGGGCCAGCGTGTCCAGCTGCGCGGGCGTCGGTGCGGGGCGCGGGTCGGCGCCGCACACCGCCAGCGTGCCCAGGCGCCGGCCGGACTGCGAATGCAGCGCGATGGCCGCGAGGAAGCGGATGCGCCAGCGCGGATCGGCGGGCAGGTCGGGCTCGACCAGCAGCGGCGCGTGCCGCTCCCAGCCGCGGGCGATCGGATGATCGTGGGCGAGCGGGCCCGGGGTGGAGTTGTCCAGCCCGGCGCCGGCCAGCAGGAAGACGCGGCCGTCGTCGCAGGTGGCGAAGGCGGCGGCGTCCGCGTCGAACGCCGCCGCCGCCAGCGCCGCCACGTCCGCAAGCCGCCCGTCTCTGCCGTTGCCGGCCGTGCCGGAGTCGACAGGCGGTGCGTCGTGCGGGCTGCGTGCGTGCGGAGGCTCGAAGGTCATCTGCGCGGCTGCGGCGGCAGGAGGTGGGGAAGGGCGCGGCCGGGACGCGTGCGTGTCCCGGCCGCGCATGGCGCTCAGAACTCCTGCCAGTGCTGGTCGCCGCCAGCGTTGCCGTTGGTGGTGCCGCGCGTGCGCGTGGCGGGCGCGGCGGCCGGGGCCGCCGGCTTGCGCGGCGGCGACGCCTTGCGGGCGGCCGGAGCGGACGCGGCGGCGCGTTCCGGTGCAGGCGCGGCGGCGGCCTTCTTCGCGGCCTGTGCGGCGCCGGCGCTGCTGCTGCCGGTGTGGAACGCGGCCACGGCTTCGACCAGCTGCGCCGCCTGCTGGCGCATGCTCTCGGCGGAGGCCGACGCCTCCTCGACCAGCGCGGCGTTCTGCTGGGTGCCTTCGTCCATCTGGGTGATGGCCTGGTTGACCTGCTCGATGCCGCTGCTCTGTTCCTGCGAGGCGGCGGAGATGTCGGCCATGATGTCGGTCACGCGCTGCACCGAGGCGACGATCTCGCTCATCGTGCTGCCGGCCTGGCGGACCAGCTGCGAACCGTCGGTCACCTTGCCCACCGACTCCTCGATCAACTGCTTGATCTCCTTCGCCGCGCCGGCCGAACGCTGCGCCAGCGCGCGGACTTCGCCCGCGACCACCGCGAAGCCCCGGCCCTGCTCGCCGGCCCGCGCCGCTTCCACCGCCGCGTTCAGCGCCAGGATGTTGGTCTGGAAGGCGATGCCATCGATCACCGTGATGATGTCGGCGATCTTCTTCGACGAGGCCTCGATGGCGCTCATCGTGGCGACCACCTGCTGCACCACGTCGCCGCCCTGCGCGGCCACGCCGGCCGCACCCTGCGCCAGCTGGTTGGCCTGGCGGGCATTGTCGGCGTTCTGGCGCACGGTGGAGGTGAGTTCCTCCATCGACGAGGCGGTTTCCTCCAGCGAGGCGGCCTGCTGCTCGGTGCGCATCGACAGGTCGCTGTTGCCGGCGGCGATCTCGCCGGCGGCGGCGTTGATGCCGTCCGAGGTCTGGCGGATGTCGCCGACGATCTTCGCCAGGCCCTCGACGGTGCGGTTGGCGTCGGCGGCGAGCTGGCCGAACTGGCCGGGCAGGTGGGTTTCGACGCGCTTGGTCAGGTCGCCGTCGGCCACCGCCGACAGCAGGTTGCCGACTTCGCTGAGGCCGCCGTCGGCGGTCGCCATCAGCTGGTTCAGGCCCTCGACCAGTTCGCGGTAGACGAACTCGAAGCGGGCGGCGTCGCCGCGCTTGCTGAAGTCGCCGTCGACCGCCGCATCGACCAGCCGCTTGATCTCGCCGTTGACCGCCAGCAGGCCGGCCTTGACGGCGTCCACCGCCGCGACCGCGTCGGCCTTCTTGCCGGGCATGCGGTCCACGTCGCGCGACAGGTCGCCGCGGCCGTAGTCGGCGATCACGTCGACGATGTGCAGGGTGCCGCCGATGTGCGAGGCGACCAGGGTGTTGACCTGCTCGGCCATCACGCCGAACGAGCCGGGGAACGCCTCGGCGTCGATGCGGCCGTCGATGTCGCCGGCCTCGTGCTGTTCGAACAGGGTCTGCTGGGCGTTCGCGAACTTGCGCAGCGCGCCCGCTGCTTCCTCCATGCCGCGGCCGATGTCGTTCAGCTCGTCGCGGGTGTCGACGTGGATGCGGTCGGAGAACTGGCCGGAGGCCAGCGCCTTGGCGCCGGCGGCGATGTTGCCCAGCGCCTCGCGGGTGCCGCGGGTGAAGCCGATGAACAGATAGGCGGCGGCCAGCAGGGCCAGGATCACGAAGCCGATGGTGGCGAACGCCTTGCGCTGCAGGCTGGCGATGGCCTGGTCGCCGGCGATGTTGATGGCGGCGTTCACGCCCTTCATCGCCTTGTTCATCGCGACGCGGGTGGCCTGGTCCTGCTTGGCCAGTTCGGCCACCGGCGATTCGGGGGTTTCGGCGTCCAGGATCTTTTCCTGGATCATCTTGTTCTGCGCTTCCATCGCCTGCAGCGCGGCCGTCATCGGTTTGCCGAAGGTCGCGGCGCCGCCGGGCAGTTCCTTCTCGATGTACTTGCGGCCGCCGTCGATCTGGCCGGTCAGGTAGCCCTGCATGTTCTTGCGCACCGCCATTTCGGTGCGGTCGCTGACCCAGATCGCGCCTTCGCCCAGCACGCGGATGCCGACGATGGCCTGCTTGGCGCTGGCCGCCGACAGTTCCGGCAGCAGGATGCCGCCGATCTCGCCGCCGCGCAGCATGGTGGTGTCGGAGGCGATGGCGGTGATCGAGGTGAACGCCAGCCGGCCGATTTCCGTGCGCAGCGCGTCCAGCGCGGCGGTGTCGGCGTCGGGGCCGCCATCGCCCTCGGTGGCCAACGCCTTCTTCCAGGCGGCGCGGGTGGCCTTCATCGAGTTGGTCAGGTCCTCGTCGTGGAGGCCCGCCTTCGCCAGCCAGGCGTCGAACGCGGCCAGCGACTTGTCCACGTTGGCGGCGGCGGCGGCCAAGTCCTGCTCGCTGGCGGTCGTGTCCTTGGCCAGCTGGCGCGCGCGCAGCTGGCGGTGGTCCTGCATCGCCAGCTGGGTGTCGTGCAGGGCATCCAGGCCGACGGTGGCCGAGCGGGCGGTGCGCGCATCCGAGATTTCGCCCAGCGAGCGGGTCACCACCAGCGCCGCCAGCACGCCGCAGGTCAGGGTGAACGCAGCGCCGATCAGCAGGGCCTTCTGGTTGAAGCGCAATCGCGCCATCAGGCGGGTCGCGGGAGCGAGGAGGCGGTCGGCGAGTGAATGGCTTTGTTGCATTGCGGTCGGGCCCCTGTAATGGCGCAATTTCGGAAGACGGTTGCCTAGCCGGCATCGGCTCACCGGCCGGAATCTTTAACGGAGAGTCAGCAATGAAGGCTACGGGACGACGTGAATGTGACGGATTTCCCATTCTTCGGCATCGAACGCCTGCGGGGCTCAAGTCAGGCCGGCCCCGGCCGATGACGAATACGACCGCAAGCGTGCGTGGACAAACTGGAGCCCCTGATATGCATCGTCCCTTCCATCGTTTCCTGAAAATGGCGGCCCTCGCCGCGGCGATGGCCCTGTCCCTGCCGGCGGTGGCCGGCAATCCGATCAAGCGGGTCGATCCCGTGTATCCGCCGGATGCAGCCCGTGCGGGCACGACCGGCTACGTCGAGCTGGAATACAGCGTTGGCGCGGACGGCAAGGTGACCGACGTGTCGGTGGTCGACGCCAAGCCGGGCCGCGTGTTCGTGGCGTCCGCGGTGAAGGCGGTCAAGCAGTGGGAATTCGCCCCGGGTGAAAGCCGCGGCAAGGTGAAGCTCGAATTCAAGCTCTGATTCCGGGGCGGCCTGCGGGCTGCTTGGCATTACCGGGAACAAGAAAACGCGCCGCATGTCGGCGCGTTTTCTTTTGGGGTTCCCTGGGTGGGGGAGTTGCCGCAGGCGGGGAGGCTTCACGCGAGCTTGGCCGCCCCATCCGCTCCCGCCTT is drawn from Thermomonas brevis and contains these coding sequences:
- a CDS encoding methyl-accepting chemotaxis protein, with the protein product MQQSHSLADRLLAPATRLMARLRFNQKALLIGAAFTLTCGVLAALVVTRSLGEISDARTARSATVGLDALHDTQLAMQDHRQLRARQLAKDTTASEQDLAAAAANVDKSLAAFDAWLAKAGLHDEDLTNSMKATRAAWKKALATEGDGGPDADTAALDALRTEIGRLAFTSITAIASDTTMLRGGEIGGILLPELSAASAKQAIVGIRVLGEGAIWVSDRTEMAVRKNMQGYLTGQIDGGRKYIEKELPGGAATFGKPMTAALQAMEAQNKMIQEKILDAETPESPVAELAKQDQATRVAMNKAMKGVNAAINIAGDQAIASLQRKAFATIGFVILALLAAAYLFIGFTRGTREALGNIAAGAKALASGQFSDRIHVDTRDELNDIGRGMEEAAGALRKFANAQQTLFEQHEAGDIDGRIDAEAFPGSFGVMAEQVNTLVASHIGGTLHIVDVIADYGRGDLSRDVDRMPGKKADAVAAVDAVKAGLLAVNGEIKRLVDAAVDGDFSKRGDAARFEFVYRELVEGLNQLMATADGGLSEVGNLLSAVADGDLTKRVETHLPGQFGQLAADANRTVEGLAKIVGDIRQTSDGINAAAGEIAAGNSDLSMRTEQQAASLEETASSMEELTSTVRQNADNARQANQLAQGAAGVAAQGGDVVQQVVATMSAIEASSKKIADIITVIDGIAFQTNILALNAAVEAARAGEQGRGFAVVAGEVRALAQRSAGAAKEIKQLIEESVGKVTDGSQLVRQAGSTMSEIVASVQRVTDIMADISAASQEQSSGIEQVNQAITQMDEGTQQNAALVEEASASAESMRQQAAQLVEAVAAFHTGSSSAGAAQAAKKAAAAPAPERAAASAPAARKASPPRKPAAPAAAPATRTRGTTNGNAGGDQHWQEF
- a CDS encoding energy transducer TonB; translation: MHRPFHRFLKMAALAAAMALSLPAVAGNPIKRVDPVYPPDAARAGTTGYVELEYSVGADGKVTDVSVVDAKPGRVFVASAVKAVKQWEFAPGESRGKVKLEFKL